A section of the Mycolicibacterium anyangense genome encodes:
- a CDS encoding MMPL family transporter, whose protein sequence is MMRLSSTLRRFRWLVFTGWLLALAPAIYLALTQSHQLTGGGFDVAGSQSLHVQYQLEDHFPDQGASPLALVAAPRADASYEDMNKAVAQLEAAAKQVPSVALVPNPAQPAPAPDKPYVVSLRLDFNNTGAVDVARQLRQKIGVQGDQPGQTANGRVRLYVIGQGALGAAAQTTTKHDIAEAERWNLPIVLIVLLAVFGSLAAAAIPLALAVVTVVVTMGVVYALSTITSMSVFVTSTVSMFGIALAVDYSLFILMRFREELRAGRDPQQAADAAMATSGLAVVLSGLTVIASLTGIYLIDTPILRSMATGAILAVAVAVLTSTTLIPAVLATFGRSAARRSPILQWSRRMDATQSRFWTRWVGEVMRRPWLSALAATAALLLMAAPAFSMVLGNSMQRQFPSSHEIRGGVAAAAEALGPGALGPVRVLATFPGGGASEPQHAAAIEAISGEMGRAPNIVSVSPPVFSDDNRSALISAVLSVDPEDLGARTTIDWMRTHLPSVPAAAGAQIDVGGPTALIKDFDDQVSQKQPLVLVFVALIAFVMLLISIRSVFLALKGVLMTVLSVAAAYGSLVMVFQWGWLEGLGFEQITSIDSTIPPLVLAMTFGLSMDYEIFLLTRIRERYLQSGDTRDAVAYGVATSARTITSAALIMIAVFIGFAFAGMPLVAELGVACAVAIAVDATVVRLILVPALMAMFDQWNWWLPGWLARILPSVDFEKPLPKVDLGDLVVIPDDISALVAPSADLKMVVKGAARLKDLAPDAICVADPMAFTGCGALGGELAGRVRGSDDATRQGPQRIPAAGTATVERKPIRSYLATRTAAPRPVHPVTMWRGRLAIALEALETDADTVHPGVARRSPVETTNVQLPTGDRLQIPTCAETLRLQAFLILCRNTRADFADFADLVDAMDHQAAAVVLAGMDRYYCSQRSEQQWMATQLVRTLADPAPSDDGERWAGDEGTAEWEKVRQRCLSVAVAILEEAR, encoded by the coding sequence ATGATGCGTCTGAGCAGCACCCTGCGCAGATTCCGCTGGCTGGTCTTTACAGGGTGGCTGTTGGCCCTGGCGCCGGCCATCTATCTGGCGCTGACTCAGTCCCACCAGCTCACCGGCGGCGGTTTCGACGTCGCCGGGTCGCAATCCCTGCACGTCCAATACCAACTCGAGGACCACTTCCCCGACCAGGGCGCCTCCCCGCTGGCGCTGGTGGCCGCGCCCCGCGCCGACGCGTCCTACGAGGACATGAACAAGGCGGTCGCCCAGCTCGAGGCCGCTGCCAAACAGGTGCCCAGCGTCGCGCTGGTGCCCAATCCTGCCCAGCCCGCACCCGCGCCGGACAAGCCCTACGTCGTCTCGCTGCGGCTCGACTTCAACAACACCGGTGCCGTGGACGTCGCGCGGCAGCTGCGCCAGAAGATCGGGGTCCAGGGTGACCAGCCCGGACAGACCGCGAACGGCCGGGTCCGGCTCTACGTCATCGGCCAGGGCGCGCTCGGTGCGGCGGCCCAGACCACCACCAAGCACGACATCGCCGAGGCCGAGCGCTGGAATCTTCCGATCGTCCTGATCGTGTTGCTGGCGGTGTTCGGGTCGCTCGCCGCCGCCGCGATCCCGCTGGCGCTGGCCGTCGTCACCGTGGTGGTCACCATGGGTGTGGTCTACGCCCTGTCCACGATCACGTCGATGTCGGTGTTCGTCACCTCGACGGTGTCGATGTTCGGCATCGCCCTGGCGGTGGACTATTCGCTGTTCATCCTGATGCGCTTCCGCGAGGAATTGCGCGCGGGCCGCGACCCCCAGCAGGCGGCTGATGCCGCGATGGCGACCTCCGGCCTGGCGGTGGTGCTGTCGGGTCTGACGGTGATCGCCTCCCTGACCGGCATCTACCTGATCGACACCCCGATCCTGCGCTCGATGGCCACCGGCGCGATCCTGGCGGTCGCCGTCGCAGTGCTCACGTCCACCACCCTCATCCCGGCGGTGCTGGCTACCTTCGGCCGGTCGGCGGCCCGGCGTTCACCGATACTGCAGTGGTCGCGCCGGATGGATGCCACCCAGTCCCGGTTCTGGACCCGCTGGGTGGGTGAGGTCATGCGCCGGCCGTGGTTGTCGGCGTTGGCGGCCACCGCGGCATTGCTGCTGATGGCCGCGCCGGCGTTCTCGATGGTGCTGGGCAACAGCATGCAGCGGCAGTTCCCGTCCTCGCACGAGATCCGCGGCGGGGTGGCGGCGGCGGCCGAGGCGCTCGGCCCCGGCGCGCTGGGTCCGGTTCGGGTGCTGGCCACCTTCCCCGGCGGCGGTGCCTCCGAGCCCCAGCACGCGGCCGCTATCGAGGCCATCAGCGGCGAGATGGGCCGGGCGCCCAACATCGTGTCGGTCTCCCCGCCGGTGTTCTCCGACGACAATCGCAGCGCGTTGATCTCGGCGGTGCTGTCGGTGGATCCGGAGGATCTGGGTGCCCGCACCACCATCGACTGGATGCGCACGCACCTGCCGTCGGTGCCGGCGGCGGCCGGGGCGCAGATCGACGTGGGCGGGCCGACCGCACTGATCAAGGACTTCGACGACCAGGTCTCCCAGAAGCAACCACTGGTTCTGGTCTTCGTCGCCCTGATCGCGTTCGTGATGCTGCTGATCTCCATCCGGTCGGTGTTCCTGGCGTTGAAGGGCGTCCTGATGACCGTGCTCTCGGTGGCCGCGGCCTACGGCAGCCTGGTGATGGTCTTCCAGTGGGGCTGGCTGGAGGGGCTGGGCTTCGAGCAGATCACCTCGATCGACAGCACCATCCCGCCGCTGGTCCTGGCCATGACGTTCGGCCTGTCGATGGACTATGAGATCTTCCTGCTGACCCGGATCCGGGAGCGCTATCTGCAGTCCGGTGACACCCGCGATGCCGTGGCCTACGGGGTGGCCACCAGCGCCCGCACCATCACCAGCGCGGCGCTGATCATGATCGCTGTGTTCATCGGGTTCGCGTTCGCCGGTATGCCGCTGGTCGCCGAGCTGGGAGTGGCGTGCGCGGTCGCGATCGCGGTCGATGCCACGGTGGTGCGGCTCATCCTGGTGCCGGCGCTGATGGCGATGTTCGACCAGTGGAACTGGTGGCTGCCGGGGTGGCTGGCCCGGATCCTGCCGTCGGTGGATTTCGAGAAGCCGCTGCCCAAGGTGGACCTGGGCGATCTGGTGGTGATTCCCGACGACATCTCGGCGCTGGTGGCGCCGTCGGCCGATCTGAAGATGGTGGTCAAGGGCGCCGCCCGGCTCAAGGACCTGGCGCCCGACGCCATCTGCGTCGCCGACCCGATGGCCTTCACCGGCTGCGGCGCGCTGGGCGGCGAGCTGGCCGGGCGGGTGCGGGGCAGCGACGACGCCACCCGCCAGGGTCCGCAGCGCATCCCGGCCGCCGGCACCGCCACCGTCGAGCGCAAACCGATCCGGTCCTACCTGGCCACCAGGACCGCCGCGCCGCGCCCGGTGCACCCCGTCACGATGTGGCGCGGACGGCTCGCCATCGCACTGGAGGCGCTGGAGACCGACGCCGACACCGTCCACCCCGGGGTGGCGCGGCGCAGCCCGGTCGAGACCACGAACGTTCAGCTCCCCACCGGTGACCGGCTGCAGATCCCGACCTGCGCGGAGACGCTGCGGCTGCAGGCGTTCCTGATCCTGTGCCGCAACACCCGCGCCGACTTCGCCGACTTCGCCGATCTGGTCGATGCGATGGATCACCAGGCCGCCGCGGTGGTACTCGCCGGGATGGACCGGTATTACTGTTCACAGCGTTCTGAGCAACAATGGATGGCAACCCAGTTGGTGCGCACGCTCGCCGACCCCGCTCCGTCCGATGACGGCGAACGCTGGGCAGGCGACGAGGGCACCGCCGAATGGGAGAAGGTCAGGCAGCGTTGCCTTTCGGTGGCAGTGGCGATCCTGGAGGAGGCGAGGTGA
- a CDS encoding response regulator transcription factor produces MVDDDPDVRTSVARGLRHSGFDVRVAATGKEALRLLSTENHDALVLDVQMPELDGVAVVTALRALGNDIPICVLSARDTVNDRIAGLEAGADDYLTKPFDLGELVARLHALLRRAGHSAEGSDAVTIGPLTIDTARRLVFVHGDRVELTKREFDLLAVLAENAGVVLSRQRLLELVWGYDFDVDTNVADVFISYLRRKLERDGVPRVIQTVRGIGYVLRAEP; encoded by the coding sequence ATGGTCGACGACGATCCGGACGTACGAACCTCCGTCGCACGCGGATTGCGGCATTCCGGTTTCGACGTTCGGGTCGCCGCCACCGGTAAGGAGGCGTTGCGGCTGTTGTCGACCGAGAATCACGACGCATTGGTTCTCGACGTCCAGATGCCCGAGCTCGACGGGGTAGCCGTGGTGACGGCGCTGCGAGCGCTGGGCAACGACATCCCGATCTGTGTGCTCTCGGCCCGCGACACGGTCAACGACCGGATCGCCGGTCTGGAGGCCGGCGCCGACGACTATCTGACCAAACCCTTCGATCTGGGTGAGCTGGTGGCCCGGCTGCACGCTCTGCTGCGCCGGGCCGGTCATTCCGCCGAGGGATCCGACGCGGTCACCATCGGGCCGCTGACCATCGACACCGCCCGCCGGCTGGTGTTCGTCCACGGCGACCGGGTCGAGCTCACCAAGCGGGAATTCGATCTGCTGGCGGTGCTCGCCGAGAACGCGGGCGTGGTGTTGTCCCGGCAACGGTTGCTCGAACTGGTGTGGGGCTACGACTTCGACGTCGACACGAATGTCGCCGACGTGTTCATCAGTTATCTGCGGCGCAAGCTCGAACGCGACGGGGTGCCGCGGGTGATCCAGACCGTCCGCGGGATCGGGTACGTGCTCCGGGCGGAGCCGTGA
- a CDS encoding CoA-binding protein: MWSNPDSAALQQILRSTRTVAVVGASSNPARPSYGVYDYLARRSHYELFAVNPTITAVGAAAAYPRLADLPVVPDMVDVFRRAEELPAVLADTLALDPRPKYLWLQQGLWDEDLARAAEAAGLQVVMDRCLKVDYAQLIGS; encoded by the coding sequence GTGTGGTCCAACCCGGATTCGGCTGCGCTGCAACAGATTCTGCGATCCACTCGCACCGTTGCCGTGGTGGGCGCATCCAGTAACCCTGCTCGGCCCAGCTACGGCGTGTACGACTATCTGGCGCGTCGCAGCCACTACGAGCTGTTCGCCGTGAACCCGACGATCACCGCCGTCGGCGCCGCGGCCGCCTATCCCCGGCTGGCCGACCTGCCGGTGGTACCGGACATGGTCGACGTTTTCCGTCGCGCCGAGGAACTGCCCGCCGTGCTGGCCGACACGCTGGCGCTGGATCCCCGCCCGAAATACCTATGGCTGCAACAGGGATTGTGGGACGAGGACCTCGCGCGCGCCGCCGAGGCGGCGGGCCTGCAGGTCGTGATGGACCGCTGCCTGAAGGTGGACTACGCCCAGCTCATCGGGAGTTGA
- a CDS encoding M23 family metallopeptidase: MQQRGRVVCAAISMATLVALTSCTDTTRTTVTVPTTPTGTAARTSAVKQPAAFTPVTGSVIAAPVPVRATDGKTHLAYELALTNMLGQEVTVNSVDVMGADRTLLSLAGDSLGYWMRVAGNPGAPTTKVGPGQSALIWIDVSIDSAAGSAVPGELTHTLSVSVANPSPPLLPPTLRESLAPTPVQDRKAVAIAPPLAGPNWLDGNSCCAMTDHRMAVNPLNGGLWVAERFAVDYVQLQPDARMLVGDPTKLSSYPYYGAAIHAVSDGPVVAVVDGLPDQVPGKNPTGLTLDQYGGNYIVQDIGGGNYAFYAHLKPGSVRVKVGEALTSGQTIAELGNSGNSSAPHLHFHVMSTPDPLLSDGLPFVLNGFRLVNRVASAADIDPLLAGQPAVLQPGFEPSQQASVGPLVLDVMTYGNS, encoded by the coding sequence ATGCAGCAACGGGGCCGGGTGGTGTGCGCTGCGATCAGCATGGCCACGCTGGTGGCCCTGACGTCTTGCACCGATACCACCCGGACGACGGTCACCGTGCCGACGACGCCAACGGGGACCGCGGCACGCACCTCGGCGGTCAAGCAGCCCGCGGCCTTCACTCCGGTCACCGGCTCGGTGATCGCGGCCCCGGTCCCGGTACGGGCCACCGACGGCAAGACCCATCTGGCCTATGAACTCGCGCTGACCAACATGCTCGGCCAGGAGGTCACCGTCAATTCAGTGGACGTCATGGGCGCCGACCGCACGCTGCTGTCGCTGGCCGGTGACTCGCTCGGTTACTGGATGCGGGTGGCGGGCAACCCCGGCGCACCGACCACCAAGGTCGGCCCCGGGCAGAGCGCCCTGATCTGGATCGATGTGTCGATCGACTCGGCGGCCGGCAGTGCGGTACCCGGCGAACTGACTCACACGCTGTCGGTCTCGGTGGCCAACCCGTCGCCACCCCTGCTGCCGCCGACCCTGCGCGAGTCGCTGGCGCCGACACCGGTACAAGACCGCAAAGCGGTCGCGATCGCGCCACCGCTGGCCGGCCCGAACTGGCTGGACGGCAACAGCTGCTGCGCGATGACCGACCATCGGATGGCCGTCAACCCACTCAACGGTGGACTGTGGGTCGCCGAACGGTTCGCCGTCGACTACGTGCAGTTGCAGCCGGACGCGCGGATGCTCGTCGGCGATCCGACCAAGCTGTCGAGCTATCCCTATTACGGCGCGGCGATCCACGCGGTGTCCGACGGACCGGTGGTCGCGGTGGTCGACGGCCTGCCCGACCAGGTGCCCGGCAAGAACCCCACCGGTCTGACGTTGGACCAGTACGGCGGCAACTACATCGTCCAGGACATCGGCGGCGGGAACTACGCGTTCTACGCGCACCTGAAGCCCGGCAGTGTTCGGGTCAAGGTCGGCGAGGCGTTGACCTCCGGGCAGACGATCGCCGAGCTGGGTAACAGCGGCAATTCCAGTGCGCCACATCTGCATTTCCATGTGATGAGCACCCCCGACCCACTGTTGTCCGATGGACTTCCGTTCGTACTCAACGGATTCCGGTTGGTCAATCGAGTGGCATCGGCCGCCGACATCGATCCCCTGCTGGCCGGCCAGCCTGCGGTGCTGCAGCCTGGTTTCGAACCCTCTCAACAAGCCTCCGTCGGCCCACTGGTACTGGATGTGATGACGTATGGAAACTCGTAG
- a CDS encoding heme-binding protein, which translates to MLRNARLARRAMVGTIGMGAVAGAMLVGTAPSALADPPPNCTAADLAGVSAGVSAATSAYLFTHPDVNAFFTGLEGAPRDTIRSEVQKYLDYNPSVKADLQGIRQPLVDLKNRCGGGPDLPAN; encoded by the coding sequence ATGTTGCGTAATGCCCGTCTGGCCCGTCGCGCGATGGTCGGAACGATCGGCATGGGCGCTGTCGCCGGTGCGATGCTGGTCGGCACGGCTCCCTCGGCGTTGGCTGATCCGCCGCCCAACTGCACCGCCGCTGACCTGGCCGGAGTGTCCGCCGGCGTCTCGGCCGCGACCTCGGCCTACCTGTTCACCCACCCGGATGTGAACGCCTTCTTCACCGGCCTCGAGGGCGCCCCGCGCGACACCATCCGCAGCGAGGTCCAGAAGTACCTGGACTACAACCCTTCGGTGAAGGCTGATCTGCAGGGCATCCGCCAGCCGCTGGTAGACCTGAAGAACCGCTGTGGCGGTGGCCCTGATCTGCCCGCCAACTAA
- a CDS encoding M13 family metallopeptidase, producing MTVETLRSGIDLSHVESDVRPQDDLFGHVNGRWLTGYAIPADRATDGAFRSLYDRAEEQVRELITEAAESGSQPDTDEQRIGDLYASFLDEDTIASRGVTPLLEELAAIDAAADPGALSAVIGALQRSGVGGGVGAYVDTDSKNSSRYLVHLTQSGLGLPDESYYRDEQHAAILGAYPAHIAAMFALVYGGSAVDHSPAAARIVALETRIAAAHWDVVKRRDADLTYNLRRFADLPDSAPGFDWAGWIAGLGSTPDAVAELVIRQPDYLTAFAQLWSEADFADWKDWARWRLIHARAAVLSTALVEEDFSFYGRTLSGTEQIRDRWKRAVSLVEGIMGDAVGRLYVERHFPPDAKSRMDELVANLREAYRVSINDLEWMTPQTRQRALAKLDKFTAKIGYPKKWRDYSSLVIDRSDLYGNVIRGAQVASDRELAKLGGPVDRDEWFMTPQTVNAYYNPGMNEIVFPAAILQPPFFDAEADDAANYGGIGAVIGHEIGHGFDDQGAKYDGDGNLVDWWTDEDRAEFGARTKKLIEQYDGYVPRELDGDAHVNGAFTVGENIGDLGGLSIALLAYQLSLGGKEAPVIDGLTGVQRVLFGWAQVWRTKSREAEALRRLAIDPHSPPEFRCNGVVRNIDAFYEAFEVDPDDALYLDPDRRVRIWN from the coding sequence GTGACGGTAGAAACTCTGCGCTCGGGCATCGACCTGTCCCATGTCGAATCGGACGTGCGTCCCCAGGACGACCTGTTCGGCCACGTCAACGGCCGCTGGCTCACCGGCTACGCCATCCCGGCCGACCGCGCCACCGACGGTGCGTTCCGCTCGCTGTACGACCGCGCCGAGGAGCAGGTCCGCGAGCTGATCACCGAGGCGGCGGAATCAGGCAGCCAGCCGGATACCGACGAGCAGCGGATCGGCGACCTGTACGCGAGCTTCCTCGACGAGGACACCATCGCCAGCCGCGGGGTGACGCCCCTGCTCGAGGAACTGGCGGCCATCGACGCGGCCGCCGACCCGGGGGCGCTGTCCGCGGTGATCGGTGCGCTGCAGCGAAGCGGTGTGGGTGGCGGGGTCGGCGCGTATGTCGACACCGATTCCAAGAACTCCTCGCGCTACCTGGTGCACCTGACCCAGTCCGGGCTGGGCCTGCCCGACGAGTCCTACTACCGCGACGAGCAGCACGCGGCCATCCTCGGCGCCTACCCGGCGCATATCGCGGCCATGTTCGCGCTGGTGTACGGCGGCAGCGCGGTGGACCACTCCCCAGCTGCCGCGCGGATCGTGGCACTGGAAACCAGGATCGCCGCGGCGCACTGGGATGTGGTCAAGCGGCGCGACGCCGACCTGACCTACAACCTGCGCCGGTTCGCCGACCTGCCCGACAGTGCGCCCGGTTTCGACTGGGCCGGCTGGATCGCAGGCCTGGGCAGCACCCCGGATGCGGTGGCCGAGTTGGTGATCCGCCAGCCCGACTATCTGACGGCCTTCGCACAGCTGTGGTCGGAAGCGGACTTCGCGGACTGGAAGGACTGGGCCCGCTGGCGGTTGATCCACGCCCGGGCCGCGGTGCTCAGCACCGCCCTGGTGGAGGAGGATTTCAGCTTCTACGGCCGCACGCTCAGCGGCACCGAGCAGATCCGGGATCGCTGGAAGCGCGCGGTGTCGCTGGTGGAGGGCATCATGGGCGATGCCGTCGGCCGGTTGTATGTCGAACGGCATTTCCCGCCGGACGCCAAGTCCCGGATGGACGAGCTGGTGGCCAACCTGCGCGAGGCCTACCGGGTCAGCATCAACGACCTGGAGTGGATGACGCCGCAGACCCGGCAGCGGGCGCTGGCCAAGTTGGACAAGTTCACCGCCAAGATCGGCTACCCGAAGAAGTGGCGTGACTACTCGTCGCTGGTGATCGATCGAAGTGACCTGTACGGCAATGTGATTCGTGGTGCCCAGGTGGCCTCGGACCGCGAGCTCGCCAAGCTCGGCGGCCCGGTGGACCGCGACGAATGGTTCATGACCCCGCAGACCGTCAACGCCTACTACAACCCCGGGATGAACGAGATCGTCTTCCCGGCGGCGATCCTGCAGCCGCCGTTCTTCGACGCCGAGGCCGACGACGCCGCCAACTACGGCGGCATCGGTGCGGTGATCGGGCACGAGATCGGGCATGGCTTCGACGACCAGGGCGCCAAGTACGACGGCGACGGCAACCTGGTCGACTGGTGGACCGATGAGGACCGGGCCGAATTCGGTGCGCGGACAAAGAAACTCATCGAACAGTACGACGGCTATGTGCCCCGCGAACTCGACGGTGATGCCCACGTCAATGGTGCGTTCACGGTCGGTGAGAACATCGGCGACCTGGGCGGCCTCTCGATCGCTCTGCTGGCCTACCAGCTGTCGCTGGGCGGCAAGGAAGCCCCGGTGATCGACGGACTGACCGGGGTGCAGCGGGTGCTGTTCGGCTGGGCTCAGGTGTGGCGGACGAAGTCCCGCGAGGCCGAGGCGCTTCGGCGGCTGGCGATCGACCCGCACTCGCCGCCGGAGTTCCGCTGCAACGGCGTGGTGCGCAATATCGACGCGTTCTACGAGGCGTTCGAGGTTGATCCCGACGACGCGCTCTATCTGGATCCCGACCGTCGCGTCCGAATCTGGAACTGA
- a CDS encoding HAMP domain-containing sensor histidine kinase, producing MRWPGRSTSLRTRVAIAATLAAAIVVALLAVLTSFVLANNDAAQLDKRLESIVDASMYPEQLQDPKHGVLTTGRSRSTGQVMFQRGFQLPPLPPGTATVDVNGVDYRVRTVPVEQAGGVLVSIAIREDNILLSRARIPMYILVGSIALLVAAGLGWLLAGPAVRPLRRLTEQTRRLGKGTEQMEPVHGAKEAEDLSEAMAQMLRRLADAQVATTNSLQAAQDFAANAAHELRTPLTAMRADLDTLRIHDLPAEERAEVVADLSRAQRRVEAIITALGQLASGQLAREEDRELIDVAEMLDRVARENMRADTAVDITVEADDAGTIWGWPAGLRLAVDNLVRNAVTHGQATRIVLTARRREPDLVITVDDNGRGLPAEEHDAVLGRFSRGSTAAVGGSGLGLALVAQQAALHGGGIALSDGPLGGLRATLTVSTTAQPVTTADRAS from the coding sequence GTGAGGTGGCCCGGACGTAGCACGTCCCTGCGCACCAGGGTGGCGATCGCCGCCACCTTGGCCGCCGCGATCGTGGTGGCGCTGCTGGCCGTTCTGACCTCCTTCGTGCTCGCGAACAACGATGCGGCACAACTGGACAAGCGTCTGGAATCGATCGTCGACGCCAGCATGTACCCTGAGCAACTCCAGGACCCCAAGCACGGTGTCCTGACCACGGGACGGTCCCGCTCCACCGGACAGGTGATGTTCCAGCGCGGCTTCCAACTGCCGCCGCTACCGCCGGGCACCGCCACCGTCGACGTCAACGGGGTGGACTACCGGGTGCGAACCGTGCCGGTCGAGCAGGCCGGCGGCGTCTTGGTCTCGATCGCCATCCGCGAGGACAACATCCTGCTGAGCCGCGCGCGAATTCCGATGTACATCCTCGTCGGCTCCATCGCGCTGCTGGTGGCGGCCGGTCTGGGCTGGCTGCTGGCCGGCCCCGCGGTACGCCCGCTGCGCCGGCTCACCGAGCAGACCCGCCGGCTCGGCAAGGGCACCGAGCAGATGGAGCCCGTGCACGGTGCCAAGGAAGCCGAGGACCTGTCGGAGGCCATGGCCCAGATGCTGCGCCGGCTCGCCGATGCCCAAGTGGCAACCACGAATTCGCTGCAGGCCGCCCAGGATTTCGCCGCCAACGCCGCGCACGAGTTGCGGACCCCGCTGACCGCGATGCGGGCCGATCTGGACACCCTGCGTATCCACGATCTGCCTGCCGAGGAACGCGCGGAAGTCGTGGCCGACCTGTCCCGGGCGCAGCGCCGGGTGGAGGCCATCATCACCGCCCTGGGGCAGCTGGCATCCGGGCAGTTGGCCCGCGAAGAGGATCGCGAACTGATCGACGTCGCCGAGATGCTCGACCGGGTGGCCCGGGAGAACATGCGCGCCGATACCGCGGTCGACATCACGGTGGAGGCCGACGACGCCGGCACCATCTGGGGATGGCCCGCGGGATTGCGCCTGGCAGTGGACAATCTGGTGCGCAACGCCGTTACGCACGGTCAAGCGACCCGCATCGTGCTCACCGCGCGCCGCCGCGAACCGGATCTGGTCATCACCGTCGACGACAACGGCCGCGGCCTGCCCGCCGAGGAGCATGACGCCGTGCTGGGGCGCTTCTCCCGGGGAAGCACCGCGGCCGTGGGTGGGTCAGGCCTCGGATTGGCGCTGGTCGCTCAGCAGGCTGCGCTGCACGGCGGCGGAATCGCGTTGTCCGACGGACCGTTGGGCGGATTGCGCGCGACCCTGACAGTGTCGACGACGGCGCAACCCGTCACCACGGCGGACCGGGCCTCCTAG
- a CDS encoding hemophore produces the protein MPWPIPASPVGVRRGLGSVLALGALGAGALLATMPTSATAAPDPCAASQIAKTVGAVANNTGSYLDAHPQTNQALTTISQQQAGPQTLVALKSYFDANPQAAKDLQAIQQPLTGLSTQCKLPVSLPQLLGLMQTAQSGGATPAQAVAVTPATSAVSAVPVGAGPLPGPAASSTR, from the coding sequence ATGCCCTGGCCCATCCCCGCTTCGCCCGTCGGTGTCCGCCGAGGCTTGGGCAGCGTGCTCGCTCTCGGTGCGCTCGGCGCCGGTGCGCTGTTGGCGACGATGCCGACGTCGGCCACTGCGGCTCCCGACCCGTGCGCAGCCAGCCAGATCGCCAAGACCGTCGGCGCCGTCGCTAACAACACCGGCAGCTACCTGGACGCGCACCCGCAGACCAACCAGGCGCTGACCACCATCTCCCAGCAACAGGCCGGCCCCCAGACCCTGGTCGCGCTCAAGAGCTACTTCGACGCCAATCCGCAGGCCGCCAAGGATCTGCAGGCCATCCAGCAACCGCTGACCGGTCTGTCCACCCAGTGCAAGCTGCCGGTCAGCCTGCCCCAACTGCTCGGACTGATGCAGACCGCCCAATCCGGCGGCGCGACCCCCGCGCAGGCGGTCGCGGTCACGCCCGCCACATCGGCGGTGTCGGCGGTGCCGGTGGGCGCTGGGCCGCTGCCCGGCCCGGCGGCGTCGAGCACCCGCTGA
- a CDS encoding DUF3054 domain-containing protein — translation METRSESRSTAAALAADVLLVVVFCTIGRRSHAEGLTVSGIAETAWPFLSGTLVGWLLARAWRAPTAVAPTGVIVWVSTVVVGMLLRKASSQGVAVSFIVVASVVTALFLLGWRAIAVLVGKRRG, via the coding sequence ATGGAAACTCGTAGCGAAAGCCGTTCCACCGCAGCAGCTTTGGCGGCAGATGTGCTTCTGGTCGTGGTGTTCTGCACGATCGGCCGGCGTAGTCACGCCGAAGGGCTGACGGTCAGTGGCATCGCCGAAACAGCATGGCCGTTCCTGTCCGGCACGCTGGTCGGCTGGCTGTTGGCGCGGGCGTGGCGGGCGCCGACCGCTGTTGCGCCAACCGGTGTGATCGTCTGGGTCTCGACCGTTGTCGTCGGAATGTTGTTGCGCAAGGCCAGTTCCCAAGGCGTCGCCGTCAGCTTCATCGTGGTGGCCTCTGTGGTCACCGCGCTGTTCCTGCTGGGCTGGCGCGCCATCGCGGTGCTGGTCGGCAAGCGCCGCGGCTAG
- a CDS encoding XRE family transcriptional regulator, producing the protein MTVAADSRPGAVPTPGAPGAFDDRPVEFWPTASIRAALENGDITVWQRIVVAVKRDPFGRTARQVEEVLETAQPYGISKALSEVLVRARNHLEANERAEAARHVRLLLDRSGLTEPEFASRIGVAPADLTTYLDASVSPPASLMIRMRRLSDRFAKMRAQRANGDS; encoded by the coding sequence GTGACGGTGGCAGCGGATTCCCGCCCCGGCGCCGTTCCCACGCCCGGTGCGCCCGGAGCGTTCGACGACCGGCCCGTTGAGTTCTGGCCGACGGCGTCGATCCGCGCGGCGCTGGAGAACGGGGACATCACGGTCTGGCAGCGCATCGTGGTCGCGGTCAAGCGCGACCCGTTCGGCCGCACCGCCCGGCAGGTGGAAGAGGTGCTGGAAACCGCCCAGCCGTACGGCATCTCGAAGGCCCTCTCCGAGGTTCTGGTGCGGGCCCGCAATCACCTGGAAGCCAACGAACGCGCCGAGGCGGCCCGCCACGTGCGGCTGCTGCTGGACCGGTCCGGGCTCACCGAGCCGGAGTTCGCCTCCCGTATCGGTGTCGCACCTGCCGATCTGACCACCTACCTCGATGCCAGCGTCAGCCCGCCGGCATCGCTGATGATCCGCATGCGCAGGCTATCGGACCGGTTCGCCAAGATGCGAGCCCAGCGAGCCAACGGCGATAGCTGA